Part of the Aquicella lusitana genome is shown below.
GCAGCAGTCCTATTGCTTGCAATCGCGCCTACCATCGGCGGTTATATTCAAGATTATCTTGGCTGGCGTGCCATCTTTTTTATTCTTTTTATTTATACTTTCTGCATCTGGTTATTCATGTTGAAAACATTGCCTGAGACGAACCGCTATTTGAATCCGGAAGCTACCAAAATTAAAATTATCACGAGCAATTATCGAACCCTCATCACGAACAAAACATTTATTGGCTATACGATCTGCGCAAGCGCGGCCTATGCCGGCCTCATCGCTTATTTCACTGCCGCACCCTTTCTGCTGCAAACCGTCGTCGGCTTAACACCTGTTGAATTTGGATGGCTTGCTTTTTTAACATCCGGTGCGCTTTTTCTCACGATGTTTATTAATAGCAGGCTGATCGTAAAAGTCGGCATCGCACGCATGATTTTTGTCGGAAATTTATTGATGCTAAGCGGCGGTATCCTCATGCTTGTTTTTGGTTTATTAGGTTATATCAACACTTTTGTTATAATGTTTCCTGTGATTCTCTTTGCCATGGGTGCTGGATTAACATTCTCAAATGCATTTGCTGGCGCATTTCATCCCTTCCCTAGAATGGCAGGCGTCGTCGGTGCAGTGTATGGCTGTCTGCAAATTCTGGGCGGTTCTATAACCAGTGCGCTGATCGCAAGCCTCCATGAAAATAATCAATTGCCCCTTTCTTACATTTTGATTTTCATGGGACTGGCAGCCTTATTTTCGCTAAGACTTGCTGCAAATGATGCCGGTCATGAACAGTAGGCAATGCTCAGGCATGCGATATATCTTACAAAAAATCTCGCCACTCCTGTCGCTTCAATCGGAATTGGAATGAAAGCGGTGTAAAAAGCGGTGAATGATCGGCGCAAAAATGACTCCCACGACAGAAACATATGCAATGCCACAAAACAGCGCATAGAAAGCCCCAAACAGCATACCTGCCTGTGTTCGAAGCGGTGTCGCCTGGCCCATATCGGAAAAAACCATAGAAGCATTTAAAAATGCTTCCACCCAGGACATTTCGCCATAAATGTGATAACCCCATACACCTATACAGAGCACGATGATAATCACGAACAAACCAAAGAAAAAGCTGTATACCAATCGCATCACAAAACGGGACGTAGAAGCCAATGGTTCGTCATGTTTCTCAAACATATACTCTTCCTTTATCGCGACTGCTTTCTTTTATTGTAGCAGGTGTTGACGCAGCAAACATACTCTGAATTAATACGTTTTTTTCGCTACTGCTTGATAAATTCCGCCACTTATGCTGGAGCCGGTCTACGCCAACATTGATTCAGATGATCATCAATGATTATAATCACTGAGATTAAAAAGCGTGCAAGGTGGGCGATGAAGCATGATTTGTTACTAGGCGTGGCATTGACACTGCTAGCCGCGTTTTTATATTCATCCCAGGCCGCGCTGGTGAAGGCTGAATACCTGCACCTTCCGCCCCTGCCTGTTGTGATCTTTATACAAAGCATCGTGGCGTTGACACTGATTTTACCAATCATTTTCAAGAACGGTCCCGCGCACGCAAAAAATTTGCTGCTCACAAAAAAAATTGGGCTG
Proteins encoded:
- a CDS encoding multidrug effflux MFS transporter, with translation MQLSPDATKANLTFSLFMMLLLYSSLGQVAADMYVPSLPTIAAQFGNETSAIQLTLSVYIFGFSISQLIYGPLSDRYGRRPPMLIGVGIGMAGTVICLFAPSVYILILGRFIQGAGIGVCNSVGRSLTRDILSGTHLAKIGSHIGMAAVLLLAIAPTIGGYIQDYLGWRAIFFILFIYTFCIWLFMLKTLPETNRYLNPEATKIKIITSNYRTLITNKTFIGYTICASAAYAGLIAYFTAAPFLLQTVVGLTPVEFGWLAFLTSGALFLTMFINSRLIVKVGIARMIFVGNLLMLSGGILMLVFGLLGYINTFVIMFPVILFAMGAGLTFSNAFAGAFHPFPRMAGVVGAVYGCLQILGGSITSALIASLHENNQLPLSYILIFMGLAALFSLRLAANDAGHEQ